The following coding sequences lie in one Zingiber officinale cultivar Zhangliang chromosome 2B, Zo_v1.1, whole genome shotgun sequence genomic window:
- the LOC122047970 gene encoding reticulon-like protein B8 encodes MSKNMENVAENLIHNIVETVTDTIQHQTSNPEEQNRTSARVKKLFGRQKTIHRIFGGGQSADLLLWRNKKISSSVLTCATAIWVLFEWLNYHFLTFLAFALFVIMLVQFGWSNISVVLNRSTTQVPRVAIPQDVFVNVATSLGAQINQFLNYIQDVACERNLRQFLVVAASLWAAAIVGTWCNFLTVIYVGFVCAHTLPVVYEKYEDEIDEFLYKLLGQVQDRYSKVDVSVLSKLSRGNLKSKKGD; translated from the exons ATGTCTAAAAACATGGAGAATGTTGCTGAAAACCTTATCCACAACATCGTTGAAACAGTTACCGACACAATCCAACATCAAACCTCGAATCCTGAAGAGCAGAACAGGACTTCTGCCAGAGTGAAAAAGCTGTTCGGTCGCCAGAAAACTATCCATAGGATCTTTGGTGGTGGGCAAT CTGCTGATTTGCTGCTATGGAGGAACAAGAAGATCTCGTCTAGTGTCTTGACCTGTGCCACAGCCATTTGGGTTCTCTTCGAATGGCTGAACTACCATTTCTTGACGTTCTTAGCATTCGCTCTCTTTGTCATAATGCTCGTTCAGTTTGGTTGGTCTAATATCTCCGTCGTGTTGAACAG ATCGACGACTCAAGTTCCTAGAGTTGCTATTCCTCAAGATGTATTTGTTAATGTTGCTACTTCACTTGGTGCCCAAATCAATCAATTTCTGAACTACATTCAAGATGTTGCTTGTGAAAGAAACTTGAGACAGTTCCTAGTG gtTGCAGCAAGTTTGTGGGCGGCTGCTATCGTAGGAACTTGGTGCAATTTCCTAACTGTTATTTACGTTG GATTTGTTTGTGCTCACACACTGCCAGTTGTGTATGAGAAATATGAAGACGAAATCGACGAGTTCTTGTATAAGCTCCTTGGACAAGTCCAGGACCGATACAGCAAAGTGGATGTGAGTGTGCTGAGCAAACTTTCCAGGGGAAACCTCAAATCAAAGAAGGGTGATTAG